DNA from Acetobacter aceti NBRC 14818:
TCCATGGCCGTGCCGACGGCCCCTTTGAGACGCATGTCCTCCTGACGCAGCAGGCGAACACGGGACTGTTCGTCTTCCACTTCCCGGAATGCCGAGAGAATGGTGGAACGATAGGAATCTCGCGTCTCACGATAGACCGACCATGAATACTGGAGGGCTGCACGACGCAAACCGCCTTCAAAGATCGGCATGGAAGCCGAGGCTCCATAACTCCACATACTGTTGGCCAGTTTTGCGAGATCAAAACCGTTGGCGTTGAAACCTCCATTCGCACGCAGGGAAATGTGCGGATAGAAGGCCGCTCGTGCGACACCGATGGAGCGATTGGCCTGCGCCATCACACGTTCAGCCGCCGCGATATCCGGACGTCTTTGCAGTAGTTCCGAGGGAACACCCAGAGACACATCCACAGTCCGAAACGAGAAATTATCACGCGGTTCGATATGAAAACTTTCCGGAACCGTATTGGTGAGAACCGCGATCGCATGTTCCGTCACCTCACGCTGTGCCCGCACATCCAGTTCGGCAGCCTGCGCCACGTAAAGTCTGTTCTGTGCACGTGCAAGATCGAGACGGGGTGCCGCCTGATTGTCCAGCTGCGTGCGCGTCATATCCACTGCCTTGCTATAATAGGCAATGGACTGACGATAGATCGCATCCTGCGCGTCATATCCTCTGAGAGCGATGTAATCGGACGCCAGATCGGCAGCCAGACTCAGACGGACACCGGCAAAGTCAGCCGCCTTTTCCTGAGCTGCAAATTTCTGCATCCGCACCTGATTGCGGATTTCCGACCAGAAATCAGGTTCCCACGAAGCAAGACCGCCATAGAATTCATCGGTCGCGGTCGTAGCGCCCTTGTAGCGAAACAGCGCGTCGGCTGACTGTTTGTTGTCGGAGGCACCAAACGCCAGTCCGAAATGCGGCAACAGATCGGCCCGGGCCTTCATGACAAGCGAACGCGCCTGCACAAACCGTTCGGCCGCCGCCTGAAGATCCGCATTCTGCTCAACAGCACGTTGTTCCAGATCATCCAGCACAGGATCACCAAGAAGCGTCCACCAGTTGACCGGAATTTGAAGTTCCGCTGGCGTCGCTTTGGCAAAAGGCGACTGGCCGGTCCAACTGTCTGGCACGACGAAATGCGGAGCCTCGTAACGGGGAGCGAGATCGCATCCGGACAAGGCCACAACTGATCCCAGAGCGCATACTCCCGTCATGATCCGTTTCAGCACAGAGGGAGTTCTGATCGAAAGCTGGTTCATCCTTCGATCTCCTCATCTTCACGCTCATAGCCTTTGGCCGGAACCACAACACGAACTTCCTGATTGTCCAGAAGATCGGCAGGAGGATTACGAATAATCCGATCACCCGGCTGAAGTCCGGAAATCACGTCCGTGCGTGTGTCAGCCATTCTGCCGACCGTGATGGACCGGAAATGCGCGTGGTTGTCATTGGAAACAACGGCCACCTGCATTCCTGCCTCCTGAAACACCAGAGTCGAGGTCGGAATCTGCCAGATGCCGCCTTCTGCGGGTGATGTCAGATGCACGGAAGCAAAAGTGCCCGGCCAGAGCAGATGGTTCGGATTATCAATCGTAAATTCCGTGACTGCTGTGCGTGTATTCGGATCATAACCTTTGGCGATGGTCAGAAATTGCGCTTTGAATGTCCGGTTCGGGAACTGGGGAACGGATACCGTAGCAGTCAGGCCCGGCTTGAGCATATAGGAGAAAACTTCTGGCACAGAAAGAAACAGTCTCATCTTGTGCATATCGGAAACGACGAACATCTGGTTCGCGTCGCCATTGGCGGAATGCTCGCCTCCACCCGCGCTGACATAATCTCCCACATTGATATCACGGGATGTCACCACTCCATCAAAAGGAGCCACTACAGTCTTGAATTTTTCAAGAGCTTCAAAACGATCCAGATTATGTTGTGATGCCTGCATTTCGGCATAACCGGATTTCCGATTGGCATCGGCTACAGAAACAGACTGTCCGGAGACAGCCTGAGACTGTGCCATTGCATGCCAGCGGTTGGCACTGACCACAGTCAGATTATACTTTGCTGACTGAGCATCCAGATCCGCCTTCGCCTGTGCAAACTGAGCATCAAGACTGGGCGCATTGATGTCTGCCAGAACGTCTCCGGCCTTCACATCAGACCCAAAATCCTTATACCACATCTTCACGTAACCGGATGCCTGTGGATAGATCGGCGCCTGATACCAGGCGTCCACCGTCCCCGGCAGTGTCAAGGCTACAGTCTTTGCGCCGGGTTCCGGCGTGACAACCTCCACATCCGGAATGGCGCTGTGCTCAGTTACGCGCGCCACCTCATGATCGGCGTGCATCCGTTCAACAATAACGTACCCCGAAACCACAACGAGAACGCCAGCAACCAGAAGCAATCCGGAATATTTACGGATCGAGCGCGCCATCACACGGCCTCCTTACGAGAAGATTTTCGGCTGTAGAAAATTGCATAGACACAGGGAACAAAGAGAAGTGTCGAAATCGTCGCGACAATCAGCCCACCAATGACCGCCTTGCCCAGTGGGGCATTCTGGGAATTACTGATGGACATCGGCACCATGCCGACAATCATGGCGCTGGCCGTCATGATCACCGGACGTATCCGCCCATAACCGGCTTCCAGAGCGGCCTTCAGAGGCTCCCCATGGACCGCCAGCCTCTCCCTTGCGTAATCAACGACAAGGATGGAGTTAGCCGTCGCCGTTCCCATGCACATGATGGCTCCGGTCAGTGCCGGCACGGAGAGATGCGTGCGTGTCAGGAACAGGCTCCAGGCAATACCGGCCAGCGCCCCCGGCAGAGCCGAGATGATGATGAACGGATCAAGCCAGGACTGAAAATTGACGACAATGAGAAGATAGATCAGCACGACAGACACGATCAGTCCGCCCACCAGCTCCTTGTAAGCCGAACTCATGGTCGTCGCCTGCCCCTCGACATCCACCACGGATCCCTGTGGCACGTCCTTTTTGGTCAGCTCCACTTCACGTTTGACACCATCGAGCACGGAGCCGAGATCTGTGCCTTCTGCCGACACGTAAATATCGAAAGCCGGCATCGAGTTGTAATGAGAAACCTCTCCCGGTGTACCGATTGCCCTGATCCGGCTCATCGCCCCCAGAAGCTGCATGGATTTTCCGGATGGATCACCATCGCCCTTGTCGATGGGAATGGTCAGAAGATCATTATAATGCGTCAGCTGATCCTGAGAGACATACGTATTCAGCGTGAAGGTTACACCCATTTTCGGGTCGAACCAGTACTGCGGATCAACCTGAGAGCTGCCCGATAGGGTCATCAGTTCATTGTCGGCCAGATTTCCTTCGTCAATCCCGGTGGCCTGTTCAAATGTGCGATCGCCTTCCACAAAGAGGGTTGGTGTACGCATGGTCTGCTGAAGAGAAACATCGGCTGCGCCAGAGATCTTTCTGATCCTGTTCGCAAGAACAACAGCATAGTTATAGCTTGCACGCAGATCCGGTCCGCCAATCTTGACATCAATCGGAGACGGTGAACCGAAGTTCAGGATTTTCGCTGTCAGATCCGCAGGCTGGAAGGTGAAGACCGTTCCCGGAAAGCTCGCCG
Protein-coding regions in this window:
- a CDS encoding efflux transporter outer membrane subunit; the protein is MNQLSIRTPSVLKRIMTGVCALGSVVALSGCDLAPRYEAPHFVVPDSWTGQSPFAKATPAELQIPVNWWTLLGDPVLDDLEQRAVEQNADLQAAAERFVQARSLVMKARADLLPHFGLAFGASDNKQSADALFRYKGATTATDEFYGGLASWEPDFWSEIRNQVRMQKFAAQEKAADFAGVRLSLAADLASDYIALRGYDAQDAIYRQSIAYYSKAVDMTRTQLDNQAAPRLDLARAQNRLYVAQAAELDVRAQREVTEHAIAVLTNTVPESFHIEPRDNFSFRTVDVSLGVPSELLQRRPDIAAAERVMAQANRSIGVARAAFYPHISLRANGGFNANGFDLAKLANSMWSYGASASMPIFEGGLRRAALQYSWSVYRETRDSYRSTILSAFREVEDEQSRVRLLRQEDMRLKGAVGTAMDMQNMTMTLYKGGLSNYLEAIVAQEAALDARIAEVEVAVRAEQAVVGLIRSTGGGWNDRLLPTPDETMTFDVFQYGNLHYPKPAGGITAQPPEQFENLVTGRSAQERMQ
- a CDS encoding efflux RND transporter periplasmic adaptor subunit, with product MARSIRKYSGLLLVAGVLVVVSGYVIVERMHADHEVARVTEHSAIPDVEVVTPEPGAKTVALTLPGTVDAWYQAPIYPQASGYVKMWYKDFGSDVKAGDVLADINAPSLDAQFAQAKADLDAQSAKYNLTVVSANRWHAMAQSQAVSGQSVSVADANRKSGYAEMQASQHNLDRFEALEKFKTVVAPFDGVVTSRDINVGDYVSAGGGEHSANGDANQMFVVSDMHKMRLFLSVPEVFSYMLKPGLTATVSVPQFPNRTFKAQFLTIAKGYDPNTRTAVTEFTIDNPNHLLWPGTFASVHLTSPAEGGIWQIPTSTLVFQEAGMQVAVVSNDNHAHFRSITVGRMADTRTDVISGLQPGDRIIRNPPADLLDNQEVRVVVPAKGYEREDEEIEG